The following is a genomic window from Bacteroidota bacterium.
GCCGGGAACGGTACTCACTTCTTCGTTCAAACCCCGCTGTACATTTTGCGAAAGAATTTTCTGTTCCAGCCGGTGAATTTCATTTTCCTGCTTCACGAGCAAAAAAGTCCACCAGCAGAATTGCAACATTACGTAAGCACAAAGAATGTAGAATAATAAAAGTGGCCGTGGGCGTTTCCCGCTTTTCATTCTTCAAAGATAGACAGGGGATGTGAGATTCAAGATTCAAGATTCAAAAATCAAGATTCAAAAATTAATTCTCCGATGAACTATTCCTTCTTTTTGGAATTTGGGTTTTCTTTTTTGTGATTTTTAAAAAAAAGAAATCCCGCTTTTGGCGGGACTCTTTCGAGAAGAACTGCTAACAAACCCATGAAATTACACCTCTTCTCTGTCTGGTACCGGCTATGAAACCGGCAAGATTACTTTGTAATGTGTTCGGGTGTAAAATCGACAAAGCCGTTTTTAATTTCCCGCGCATCATTTTCAAGTGATGCAATATTTTTCATCAGATCATCGAGCTGAGCTTTGTTACGCACAGAATTGGAGGTATCGGACTGGATGAGCTGAAGTTTATTATAATCGAGTAACTGCTGGTAATGCGTAATTATATCATTGTGATGTTTGATAAGACCGAGCGCTTTACTGTCGCTGTTGCAACCCATCTCATTGCTGTATTGCTGCACATGTGACTGGTGAACTTTTTTCATTTCATTCAGCTTCATTTCAAACTGTACGATCTGTGCGCGTAGTTCGGCTGCAGGGCCAGCATTGTTCACTTCGGCTTTCGTATCACTGCATGCGGTGTAACTGATGCCGAGCATAGTGAGTGCGAGAGCAAGTGTGGGAAGAATAGCGTTTCTGATGACTTCCATTTTTTTATTGACGAGCAAAAATATAGTTCCTTGCAAATGCGTGATAAGGAATTAGACCACAGGAAAATTGAGGGGGATGAAATGCGGAAAGAAGGCGATGAGTGAAATGGTCGGGAGTCGGGAATGGAGGAGGATTCAGAAGGCGGTAAGCAGTATGCAGTAGCGGCAGTTTAAAGCGGCAGCGGCAATCCAAACAAATCTTTGAGAATCTGTGAAGCATCTGCGGTAATATTTAGGTGTCAGTTACCGATTCCCATTGGGGAAATGCGAAAATAATTTCTGAACGCCAGTGGATATCGCGTTTCCGTAATAGTTGAAATTCTTACCCATCAGAATCATTTGGCTTATTATAGGGAAGAATATATATTTGCACCCCCAATCGGGAGCTTAGCTCAGCTGGTTCAGAGCATCTGCCTTACAAGCAGAGGGTCACAGGTTCGAACCCTGTAGCTCCCACGAAAAAAGTCGCTTCATCAATAGCGACTTTTTCTTTGAATTTTTTGGGATGTTAGCTCAGCTGGTTTAGAGCGCTACCTCGACAAGGTAGAGGTCACAGGTTCGAACCCCGTACGTCCCACTTAATCACAAAGAGAGCTGTTCCTTAGGAATGGCTTTTTTATTTCACATCGCCTCCGCCACCACGAACGTGCTTCCTCCAACGAAAACGAGATCATTTTTCTGCGCATTTTTCTGCGCAGCTTTCAAAGCGGTTTTTACCGAAGAATATTTTTTTCCATGAAGTCCGTTTTTCCCTGCGAGAATTTTCAATTCTTCTGCATCCATCGCTCTTGGTAATTTTGCTTTGCAGAAATAGTATTCCGCATTCACAGGAAGAAGTTTCAGTACTCCAGACGGATCTTTATCGCTAACCGTTCCGAAAACGAAATGAAGTTTCCGGAATTTCATTTTTTTCAATTGTGAAACCACTTCTTTTATTCCCGCTTCATTATGGCCGGTGTCGCAGATGGTCAATGGTTTTTTACGGATAATGTCCCATCTTCCGCGGAGCCCGGTATTCTTCACCACATTTTTTATTCCATCGCGAATATTTTTTTCTGAAATGGAAAAATTATTTTTTCGGAGTAGATCCACCGTTGCAAGAACAGTGCGGGTATTTTTTAATTGATAATTTCCTTGTAGCGGACAATTGAAGGCAAGAATTTTTTTGTCGGAAATATTTTTTTTATTCCGGTCGGCAAAAATCAATGGTGCATTTTTTTTCTTCGCCTTGCGGATAAAAACAGTTTTCACTTCCTCCTGCGTTTCACCGATGACGATCGGAATATTTTTTTTGATGATACCTGCTTTTTCTTCTGCGATTTTTTTCAGCGTGTTGCCAAGAAGATTCGTATGATCGTAACTGATGTTGGTGATCGCCGAACAAACCGGTGTGATCACATTCGTAGAATCGAGCCGCCCGCCAAGA
Proteins encoded in this region:
- a CDS encoding bifunctional folylpolyglutamate synthase/dihydrofolate synthase produces the protein MNYSQTLNYLYARLPMFQRIGPAAYKADLSNTISICNTLGNPENNFRSIHIAGTNGKGSVSHLLASILQEAGYKTGLYTSPHLKDFRERVRVSGKMISKNFIVDFVEKNKNIFEKTEPSFFEWTVALAFEYFSEKKVDIAIIETGLGGRLDSTNVITPVCSAITNISYDHTNLLGNTLKKIAEEKAGIIKKNIPIVIGETQEEVKTVFIRKAKKKNAPLIFADRNKKNISDKKILAFNCPLQGNYQLKNTRTVLATVDLLRKNNFSISEKNIRDGIKNVVKNTGLRGRWDIIRKKPLTICDTGHNEAGIKEVVSQLKKMKFRKLHFVFGTVSDKDPSGVLKLLPVNAEYYFCKAKLPRAMDAEELKILAGKNGLHGKKYSSVKTALKAAQKNAQKNDLVFVGGSTFVVAEAM